Part of the Pangasianodon hypophthalmus isolate fPanHyp1 chromosome 9, fPanHyp1.pri, whole genome shotgun sequence genome is shown below.
aataaaaaataataaataatagataatagatatagataaataataaataaagtctttGATTGAAGTAATATGggtcagtcacatgttcaggAATTGTATTGAGCaccacacagcaaaaaaaaaaacatgatatctTAAAAAGTATTAATCTTGAATATAAGTAAATTCAGCTAATatgtttcttgttttgtttgtttttaaacgAACATAAAATAATTAAGCCTATTTGTAGATATTTTTTACTCCTTTCATGCTTGAAATTTTCTGATTCTAATGGCAGCTTATTttgagcatttatttctagaaagaagcaaaattatcagCGAAAAAGGCAACTTTAAGATTgaaaaaatatctagaaaaaaaatctagaaataggcttaatggtgtttttttaatgtaataatctcataatgagaaatatttgatAACATTTCCTTTATTCAAGGTATCATCTCTTGCTAAGATATTTTTTGCACTACATaggtttaatcttttttttatgaagctGAAACATGTAATTCATTAGAACTCTAAATAAATGCCTTGACTgcatataaatgcatataaatgcATACATAGTAATGCAACTagtaatgtaaatattaatttgatGTGAAATTATTACAGTCAACAATAggaggaaatgaaaataaatattttttttaattgtattctCAGTTCCAGCAGTCAGTAAGTCAGGGAAAGAGCTGAGAATGTGGGGAGTGAGATAACAGGCCCAAGAGACAGGGGACGAGACATATGACATTAAACCAATTCGGctgtgtttatattattttgtaatatgtaCTCAGTATCAGTGGAACACAAAATAACTGCAAAATAGGagaaatacagtacagtgaaattctttcttcacatatcccagcttgttaggaagtcggggtcagagtgcagggtcagctaTGACAtggtgcccctggagcagagagggttaagggccttgctcaagggcccaacaatgGCAGCTTGGCTGTGTTGTGGCTTGAACCCCAACCTGCTGATCAGTAACACAGAGCTGTTatccactgagccaccactgccatGCAAATGTATAAAACACACTTTCTGCAAAAGGCACCCAAGCACTGCTGGAGAAGCAGGATATTCTGAGGAGTGGTGTGGTGTCACAAGTTAACTGCTTATTTTCCACAGAGGAAAGACATCATCATGGTGTATACAAGAGCTGGACACTCAGTCCCTCCTATGACATGTCACTGTATGAGGAGTGACTCCAATTCATAGGGATTATTTAGAGACGAGCTGTGTACAAGGAGGTATCCTGGTGGCAGTTCATAGAACCACATTTATACTTATCGAGTATTTATAGTTAAGTAAAAGCCTCTGAAGGATCTCATATAATGTCCTTAGGtaagtttttctctttttagaagatggacacacacacacacacacacacacaacaccaccagcAACCACAACAACCATTacaataacaccaccaccaccaccaacaacaacaaccagtgCAATTAGCCTGTATGTAAGATTACACATAGTGTTTTCACGAAGGCTTCAGTTCCCATTAATTTTACTTCACACAAGTGGTGTGTTGATGGAGCACAATGCAACTAATAAACAGCAGAATAATCCTGCTTCCTGTTAACATTCCCAGGGGTTGCCTCTTGTTATCCAAATGACACAATACACAGAAACTTGCCATGTAAAGCTATTTCTAGTGCTTTCTCATGCCATACCCATaccaggaaaagaaaagaaaggctcATAGCACTCCTATACAGAGACGTCACATTGGCTTAGCATACTCTGGCCCAACTAAGTCGCTTGCTTCAATTCCCAAGTACATCATAAAGAATAACATAAGACATTAGGTTATATTTTAGTCAGTGACCTATCTTGCAAGTCTTGACCCCAATCAGCAGATGTTTTCTTCAGGGTTGGGGCCAGTTCTATTAATTTCCCTAATGGTCCCTGAGGAATGGATTAGACTGTCTCCAATGACCTCAAACAGACAACTTAATTCAAAGCAATATGTTGACATAAGGTTTGTGTCTATGAAGAACTGTCACAAAAAGGAGTACTTGGAAAGGTAACAATGACATCTGCATGAGAGATGGATGTAAGCAGTCATAGTACTCTATGAAAACCCTTCTTTAAACACTGCCAAACAAAATAGATCCATAAACTGCTTTGAATGAAAGGAATTAGAATGATCCTGCATTGAGCTGAGAGAGCTGCAGGAAACTAGTTCATAAACGTATAAGTTTGAGTGAAGCaatctgtatatatacacatacatatatatgacacacacacacatacacagatgtTTCATCTGTGTATGAGCATCTGAACATCTGTTTCTTACCAGTGCTATCATGCCACGAGAACATGTGTCTCTCTCCCCATGTGCGCATTATTGTTTGTCTCTGTTTGACTGTCGATTTGAGTGTCTTCCCTTGGTTAAAATCATCTTATAATTTATCACAGAGCTACAGTAAAGGTTCAGAAGATGCAGGAGCAGTTGTATAGCACCCTGAGGTGACCTTTCCAGACAGATTGGCTGTCACCGCatcaattcattaattcatcaaaAAGCTAATATGGTAAAACTTCCTGGTTAAAAAGTCATTCTGTACCTTTCCACTTAATATTGGAGAAAACTCTGCCAGCTTTGCTTAGTCAACATAAAAATCATCAATGGATCTGAGACATATTTTAATTGACAATCCACTGGGTTTTCTTTTTAGCTTATTTTCTGTAGTGacagaaataatataaaacattttttgcttGCTTTAGGGTATTTGTCTGCTTTTTAATCAACATCAGTGATAGCCTAGAAAAGGAAACTTGATAGTTATCTATcaaaaatttgcaaaaatgtaaaaagaaatgtatattattttgtcactattttgtcaaaatactgtttattattttgtgacTCAAATTAATTGcaagacatttaaaaatctCTTCAGAAAGCTTGACTGAAATCTAGCGTACactaaacttttgcactcaccAGGCGATTGATGtgttgtgtgcagtgtgtgtcgGACTCTGGGCCTCTGGCTTCAGGCTGTGTCTGGGCTGGGAGTGATAGTGTGGTTGTTGGTAGTGTGATAATCCTGCTGGAGCTCCAGGATGAGAAAGCTGCCCCTGACTCTCCTCCTGCTCAGGCCTTTGCCATTGACTGCGAGCTTGCTTCAGCCAGCGTCCCCCTAGCCCCCACTTCTCCAGGTACACCCTGAACACTTCGTAGTTTATGGCTGAGTAGTAGAGGAAGTCCAGTGCCAGCAGCACCATGACGAAAAAGCCATAAATCCACACTCCAACCAGTGCTGTGTAGTTACTGAGATAAAACACAGAGGACATAAGGTATGACAAAGTATGGTGTGTCTGTTCGGTAATGGTAATAAATCAGGACCTTCAAGGCCTACAGCTGGTATAAAATGTCTGGTTGCCTTGGTAGAGAGggctttgattatttttgtttacttattttagCTGCCTGCAGcaatatatatagatatatttttgGCTTTGACAAACTATGTTCTTGCCAAATCCCAGTCAGTGCAGCATTTGGAGCGAGCAGTACTTGAAGAAatttttaggatttttaaaagtgaaagtaatCATTTAGTCCCATCGAGGGTACGTTCCTCCCCGTGTCCAGTGCTCCTGTGACAAACCCAGCAACcccaaccaggataaagcagatactgaataatgaatgaatgaatgaatgatcattTTAGATTTAGACAGTCTTGAATGAATAACAAACAAGTTGCACAAATTTAAGTTGCTACAAATGATTTTGTATCACATATTACAGGCAGAATAATTACCTacttgattttatatatatttttaataatttatagctATTGCCAGTGGAAACCACTACTGTTTTCTCATTAGTAAATTCACAGTTGCTTTCTTTTAGTGGCACTGATATTAAGGCTTTGCAAAAGCATCcccttatatttttatattctgtatatagCTGATGggtatttttgaaaatgtctgaTCAACTTaaaagtgtgtatgtttgtgcacAAAAGTGTCCACGTTTCCAATTACTGACCAGACAAATTGGAAAATATtgataataaaatatgataGATGTAGAAGCAAGTCCTTTCGcaaagtcattttaaaacatttctggcTTTTATGTGTATTTGGTTTTCTTCCTTAATATGTTCATTCAATCCCAGTCTACCAGTCTGTAGACAAAAccactttttctcttttaaatatCACATTACTGGATTGTTATGCATGAGCTTGCTTTGACAAATAGTCTCCACTGCTGAGCTGATTGTGAGTGgctgtggtctttttttttttttttttttaaataagggcAATGATAAATATCACTGGCTATGTCCTGCTGACCGCAAATGTGAATGAAATGGCTTCTCACCAGGTTTCCTTTCCTCACACAATGCCTTTATAATGCCTGAGAGCACAGTAGGTGAGCTCAATCTGGCATGACCATTAATAAAGGAGACATACTGAGTGGTAGACAAGAACAACTTCTAGCCTTGCTAAACTGTGATAATAACTTCATTGGGTGAAAGGCGAAGGAATGCATGAGGGCAGCATTACTTAATTCAGCGTTTTAAAAAAGCAGACATGACTTGGATTTGACATTGTTCATCTCAGAAAATTTGCAGCTTCATTTCAACGGCAAAGTCTGCGTAGGAAATGAGATGCTGTTCCAAGAGCAGCAAAAAATATCAGACTCTTTCGAGGTCCAGGTTTATCACATAATCTTGCTTTTCTATCTGTGTGGGCTGCACGGGTGGGTGCCAGGCTGATAATCCCTCTATCTATGCCTCATGCAATCTAAATGTCAGTTACTTGCTCCACCATCCATCTGGAGCCTTTGCTATTTGCTGTGTTCTTGGTAGGAAGAACAGAACAGTGCTGTGTTCAACAGCAAGGTAGAGACAGCTTAATGTCACTGAAAATGTGTTATCCCATGTTAGCTTATACTAATATTAAAATCATcatgttgggggaaaaaataatgatgaaaaatcaTGTAAATAGTGGGAAACATCCTTTAAATGGATGGTGCGCGTggtttttaaacagaaattcaCATACGCACATCAAAACTCTCAAGTATATTAACAACCAAATAAACAAGCTTATGTGGCGAGTAAGAGGCAAACATATGAAGTTTTCTTCTCACATTAATTGACTTACTTGTGTGAAAACCCATCCAAAGTGGTTGTAAGGTTGACCTGCATGATGGTTTGAAACTCAGTGTCATTGCAGCAGTACTTGAAGGCAGTGTTGTTGTGGTGACAGCAGAACATGTAGGTCTTGTTGTCTGACAGGCGAGGACAGTGAAATCCAAAATGATACCGACCCTTGTGGTCAGTGTAGGGTTCACACACCCGAAAATGAGCCGAGAGAGCTGCAGGAAACAGAATTTAAAGTAGGGTTATGCTACATCACAGCACATGACCCATTATATCCTGAACATCACCTGTTCGTAATCACACATACTTCCATCAATAATTCAGACCTATAATTAGGCATTAGATCCTGCTTGTTCCGTGATTGTTATCTTGGTTTGGCTCTATCTTGGTTTGGGTATGTTTTTTCGATTCTGTCCCTGTCTTGTCTAGTCTGtttgctgatctcctgattTGGGACTGTTTCATCTTATGAATTTGAAATCTTGTCAACctcaaatgttttaaataagccctgcatttgcatccagCCTGTATGTGTCTGACAGGTTGATGGAGCTTTTTAACAAAACGCAAAATTTCACATCTAGGCACAATGTgaaattttatctatttaatAAAGAGAACTGTGTCAAAATCAAAAGATTAACCCCTTCAACTGCTAAGACGTGTCAGTGGATCCAGACGTACAATGAGATGAGAAAATCATAAGTATAGAAAGCCAGGGGAACTCAAGTAATTACCACTCGGATGAAAGTGCTGCAGCACCTGCTCTCTTTCATGTGCTGCACCTGAGCTACGTCAAAGAAAATGTACAGAGAAGCCTTATCTTCTAATTCGACTAAAAAAGACACAAGCTTTTCGATAGAtcctcaaataaaaaaaataaaataaaataaccttCTATAATTTGGCAAATAACCTAGATTTAAAAGTTGATGTCATTCTatctaaacattttataaaacccTGCTTCATACCAAGTTAAGACTCagcattttttataaaataaagccaAACATGCACCacacttaaaaaatatatattaataactCATTCAATATGGTTGGATAAGGTTAAATCTGATGTGTAATGAATACAGTGTGCTTTTGAAACTCAGGGGGGTTTCACACTCAGGGGGCATGTTTCCTTCCTTCCATGCATTCATATTCATTCTACAATGGATTTTGTCGTGTCCAGTCTTTCCTAATTAGTAGCGATCTCATtgatggacaaaaaaaaaaaaaaaactttatttagttACCAAGTCTCCTTATGTTTACAAGTGGATAATACTATGAAGCATAAAGATTAGGGTAAGGCATTGGGTTGCTCCAAGAAGCTATGCTCACACAAATGCCCCAGTgagacacatacagacataaactccagaattattggcacccttgttTAGCTTTGTATAGCTGTATTTGTATAGGGACAACagacatcatcacaaagcagctttacagaaatctgggtATAGATTTTAAATCACAAGCAATAAGTGATATGGGCACTAGTTTTACATTAacaagtttgttttgttttttcaaaaataaaattcagtatGATCATGGGTATTTTTCTGgcaaatttgtttgtttgttgtataAAAAAGAGTGCATTGTTTTTGTATTgaaaaaagtttacatatatGCAACTTCATAATTTATATGTATAGAATGTTTTTTCCAACGATAAAAATTTATTGCATTTAgtgcaaatttattttaaataatctttagaGGTGTCAATATTATTACcacatttttgtgtgaaaattatttaattttttttttcaattaattcTGCTGTTAGAAGAAAGGTAAATAGTTTCTCCAACAGCTTGGATAAAGACTTGTTTGAGTagaatattgtaatatttattgcatacactcatttttgttcattctctTCAAGGGTGTCAGTCATTCTGGAGTGACCATCTAATAGTCTTACCTGCAGAGGAAAATAGGAGCAAGATGACGGCCAAAAGGTTGAAGGACCGACATCTAATGACACTCATCTTTTTGTCCTCCCCCATGAGAGGATGGCCGGAGGAGGATGGGCAGCTTCAGCTGAGCTCAGACATCATGTTTCGTGTCCAGCTGATGTTGTCATGGCTGCAGCAATCTGACAGGCCACCTGTCAGAACAGACGATCCAGCTGGTCAGGATGGATCTAAAGTCCAAGGCAGTTGTGTGCAAAAAGATATTGAATTCTGTCCAATTCTTCCTACAGACTCAAGATTTCAAGATTCAACATTCACGAGTTTGATTTGTTACATCCATAGTGTAGCATAAGGAGTAAAATTCTTGTCAGGTCTCAGCACCTCAACACATCAGGATATAAagagtaaagaaataaatagcAGCATATGAAATAGGTTGAAAAACAGTAACAACAATCGACTGCAGACAAAAAATGACATAGGCATGAGGAGGTGAATAAACATGCAtataaatagtgtgtgtgtgtgtgtgtgtgtgtgtgtgtgtgtgtgtgtgtgtggtcgaATACATACTCACATCTTTGTGATCAACATTTTGATTCACTCATGAGTCGTGAAATATCATTAAAGACTTTTCCACATATTATGAAGTACATAAAAATGCTCATTTAACATTCCTTtatcaaatgaaaaatgaaatgcaccTAACCTCATGCATGCAGCCTTGTGTTTTAGCAAAGGGCATCAGTACTGTGTATAAGTGTGGTCGTTTTCACGAACACATTCAGAGAGAAACAGTACTGTAATTCAAAGTGTCTACCTCAGTTCTTGCCTCTGCTATTAAGCCTGCTGATTTCAGTCTAGTAGGGGTCACCAAACCTAGCATTTTGAGCATTCAGAGTTCAGAAAGACCAAGAGAGCTTCTAATCCATCTAGAGTAAATGCATTTTATCATGCAGAAGAGCTGAAAAACAACAGCTGAAATGTAGGGTGCTACTGATATGCAACCTCTAGTCTAAATCGCATTGCTTCTTGTAGGTCTGTCCTCATTGAGAACCCAAAGTCAAGTGCATTAAAAACTTTCCTAGATTATCTTGTGTCTAAGGTCCATACATCAACTTGACCTCTTATAGCTGTGACTAATAAGAGGGAGAGTAAGTGCATAGCAGTAAGTTATGAACATCCTTCTTATCCTCACTATAAAGGAAACAGGAAGCTCTTCACTACCTCTGTGGTAGCATCTCGTATATGTATTTTGATTCTAAATAATACATTATGATTTGGTATATGAAATGATGTTGGATTCAGCTTGAGATTAGGTACAAATTCACACTGTTTGGAGCATTCATGAATTTCCCATCAGAGCAGTAACTGTTCTTGGAAcacaactgaatgcttagactTAAAAATAGCAAGTTTTTGGTCCctatctttttttcctcttgtgtTTACAGGCACTATTGTGCTCATTATTTTAGACCCGATAAAACATGTACTAAAGCATTGTAGGTGTAAAGAAATGTTTCTGGCGATTTTTTCTCCCTTAATTTGCTATACATATCTTTATCTTTAAGATAAAGGATAGTGTTCTCTCCTGGATGCCTGTTAAACAACAACCTCTTTTATTCACACATAATGAAAATGGGTTTTGTGTATACACTAATAATACTgtagtgttttaattttttgtgttttctttttttctgacttaGGAATAAACTCAGGAGCAAGGCATATGAAACAGCaaatgtacactcctgggcaaaaaaaggaaaaatgggccaagcccaaaatggcaaatatgaagcttttaatgatcttaacaacaaatcattggtcagaaaatgagcaggaatgaaacagatgcactcctgagagctcctgtgcctctatttgctcatttccttttgctgcagtgaactgtttgtttggggaaaacctAGAAACAGGggaattcacttatatagtcttcttgttcacaaaggtaaaatcatgataatgattaaaatgttgggtgtaaaattcaaactaacacatgtctaggtgtacaaaattttccaaaaatattttctgggatttttttttcttaaagattagtcattatttggttatctgcaacacctgatgcagctcatcaagggccccaaggcttaaacatttaaagaaatcaaagggaaaagctcccatactaacttcctttattatttgtttaatattttgcaatTGTGGGCCccttttttgcccaggagtgtaatATGGAGTGTGGTAATTCCATTACACatactgaatatgaattaaCCTTTAACACATATCGGAGCACAGCTTTGGCTGCAAATGCAGACAGTTCTGTGTGTTAAAGTGTCAGATCTACTGAAGCAGACACCCACTAACAAatgcacagcacacacacacacacagcaagagaaagagagacaaaaattCCTAACAGATGTTGCATTAGTCAGGCGAGAGATGTGACAGGAAAAATGAGTCTAAGGCAGCCCtgggtttttattaaaaacagtcTAATAGTTGAACAGCAGTGGCACAGTAACTAGgcagagatagaaagaaagagaaagatgccATGAACTGCTCCTTCCCAGCTAATAATTTTAGCACATTTCTAAACGGTTCTAGGAACATCTGGTTATATTGAACATTCAATCTGTCAAGCTTCGGGGTGTTCTGagaacatttttacataatgtttataaatgtaccTACAACACTGCTGTATTAAcagttttagttatttatataacagtATTTTCTCTTACTGAGGGCAATGTCTGGGAAGGGTTCAAGAACACAGAAACCTTAATACattcattaaagaaataatgtaaaaaaattttaacgGCTAGTTTAACAGCTTTTCTGTTAACATTTCAGCTGGAGTAATTATACATTGAATTACAAAGATAATAAATTAATGcctatttaaattaaaatttctgtgaaagatttctaaaaaaattaaaataagggAAATCTAAGTAGtaataaatactactactactactgataataataataataataataataataataataataataattaaagctgcaaacAGTattttcaggggccaagcacccagactcagtgagtcacacattcacagacacgctaCAATTTTTGCCTAAGCAATGACAGGAAAGCAGAGACATAACTTTAAGCAAAGGGATTTAAGAATCAGTTGTACTTTCgatcatgatgtgtatgttttgaccacggacagtggtggaattctctgagtGTAGGAGGAAAgatctagatgaacaaatgggcagcagggtggcattgctgcagcattgttaagacaggtgtcaagatgatgtgagccaaatgtggtgaagattggacaaaatttggaggaggagtagcaaaaatggcagttagatggcACTTACTTTTGACCAATAAATGGCACTGgcacaaaatttgttgcatagcctcaggtcatggtcctgaagatgcctacaaAGTTTTGTGTCAGGGCACAAAGTCGTTTATCACAAGCTCTTCAAATaatatagggaaaaaaatgaaagttgttatAGTTCTTAACGACAAGGTGATGCAGTCACAAAACTTCTTGGGTATATTCAGGGTATGGTGCTGAAGATAattatcaagttttgtgatgatatttagatgcattgctgagatacactctcacatcctgttttttgcatttgccagtgTGTTACAGGAGAACAGGGTTGAATATCAAAGTTCTTTAGAAAGCTTTTTTTGAGACAGATCTCAAGATGATGTTTGACAAATCTTGTGAAGACTGGACAAATTTTGGAGGagaagtagcaaaaatggcacttagatgtaagcattttgggcatgttattgtaacttttgaccagtaggtggcgctaccacaaaatttgttgcatagcctcatgtcatggtcctgaagatgcctacaaAGTTTTGTGTCAATGCGcaaagtcattgctgagatacagcctcacttcctgtttggtggcttcgCATCCGATTCGTTGGCCCTTTTgactattcaaaattcttttgataatttttgtgagGCTTGTCTGAAGATGAcatatgccaaatttggtgatgactggataaaatttgtaggaggaatagcgaaaaaaaactgttttgactaaatccaagatggtggaaaatctaACTATTAgactaatctaatctaaaaactGATGTCATAGGGTGCATTGAACTCATCTTGACCCAGGAAATCCAGAGATGCCTGGcatttaaattttggacacacaattcaaaagttatgaccataaatgtacttccaaattaggcccaaatatGACTCGATGGTGGTGCTAGATTGTTGGCAACActaggcccaaatttggtcagaatgttccttagaccctccccaatcagtgtgccaaatttcaccaCTTTTTATTGGACGGTTCTCTGGGCTATCAtagacagaagaagaagaagaagaagaagaaaacatagaataagaatagggtgcctatgcacctttggtgcttggccccctaataataataataataacattttcaaCTTGACctcatttgtgattttatttcactaGTGGGGGAGTAGTCCTTCTGGAAGGCCTGGaagtaaatgtgcaaaaaaaaaaaaaaaaaaaaaaattccattacCCAGGTGAAAAAATGACTTGTGAGCTAACAATTTGCATGTTATTCCAGTTGTGCGCACAAAATGTGAAGTTTTTCCCCAGTCTTTCATAGCCTTAGGCTGGTACCTTGGACTGTATTGTAGCAAATTAGCCAATTAGCTCTCCACATGTTTTTCACTGGTCCAACAAAggggaaacaaaaacaaagttagCTTCAGCTTGTGGTCAGCCTTGGTATGACATTCTAATTATTAGCCAATTAGTTCCTAATATTAGGTTTTTATATGCTTATATACTCTTTCCTCTCAACAGCGGAAGAAAATGGTAAGGGAATTTTTTAGGGCTGAAATTGCTAagttgctgctgtgtgtttttaccataaaaattcacacaggaacacacattTTTTCTAACTTATTCTTCAATGCTTTCAAAAAtccattattttttaacaagttAGGAAAGATATTTTATAATTAGTAACACAGTGATCTTGCAGTGatcattatttatgtatttttattttgttttacatatgtatatttttacttATCCATTTTGCTTACAGTGATCTGAGCAGAATATAACTGTAATAGGACTATAAACAAGCTAGGGTTATTGTTCTCCTTTGACTACACACTAGTCATTGTGTTACCTTCTCATTGTCCTTGTCCAGTCCACTTATCTGTACCCTgttacttttctgtttttattggcACTGCAGTATTCACTCCTGGGCAAAGAAAAATAGGCCAAGCCCATTTGCCCCagtggcaaaatattaagctgtAAATGGTcgtaacaacaaatcattggtaaagaaattaaacaaatagataaaggaagttagtatgagaagcttttccctttgatttctttaaatgtttaagccttgtggcccttgatgagctgcatcaggtgtggcagagaactaaataatcactaatcttttaagaaaaaaacatcccagaagatatttttggaaaattttgtacacccagacatgtgttagtttgaattttacatcaaatattttaatcattatcataatttcacttttgcatacaagaagactatataagtgaatttccctgtttctagcttttccataaacagttcactgcagcaaaagtaatcaagcaaatggtggcacaggagctctcaggagtgcatctgttaaattcttgctcattttctgaccaatgatttgctgttaagaccattaaaagcttcatattatattggcttggcccttttttgCAAAATACTGTGAAGTAATTTATCTTTGTAGTATCCTTTCGCACTTTTCCTATTTCATTTGCATGTACAATTTTAATTGGGTTAatatttccttcttcttcttcttcttcttcttcttcttcttcttctttgtctgCTATCAGCCTTGGCTCTGTGTTCCCTTAATTATCACCATGGTAACCAGGCCCTGTAGAACCTTCTCCCAGTAATACACTGTTTAGTTGTGGTCTTGGCTGTTTACGTCCTTAATTACTTCAGTAGCAAGACAAAAAAGTAGATTAGAAACACTTCAACTGCatgcttttatat
Proteins encoded:
- the shisal1b gene encoding protein shisa-like-1a isoform X1 is translated as MGEDKKMSVIRCRSFNLLAVILLLFSSAALSAHFRVCEPYTDHKGRYHFGFHCPRLSDNKTYMFCCHHNNTAFKYCCNDTEFQTIMQVNLTTTLDGFSHNNYTALVGVWIYGFFVMVLLALDFLYYSAINYEVFRVYLEKWGLGGRWLKQARSQWQRPEQEESQGQLSHPGAPAGLSHYQQPHYHSQPRHSLKPEAQSPTHTAHNTSIAW
- the shisal1b gene encoding protein shisa-like-1a isoform X2 — its product is MGEDKKMSVIRCRSFNLLAVILLLFSSAALSAHFRVCEPYTDHKGRYHFGFHCPRLSDNKTYMFCCHHNNTAFKYCCNDTEFQTIMQVNLTTTLDGFSHNNYTALVGVWIYGFFVMVLLALDFLYYSAINYEVFRVYLEKWGLGGRWLKQARSQWQRPEQEESQGQLSHPGAPAGLSHYQQPHYHSQPRHSLKPEAQSPTHTAHNTSIA